The Candidatus Cloacimonadota bacterium DNA segment ATTTCATTTCTGGCAGAAGCATAACTGAAATCTTTTACAACACCGATAACCTGTCCGTATTGTGTTTTTTTTCCAATCGGATCTTTCCAGCCAAAGAGTTTTACAAGAGCTTCATTCACGATGAAATCGATTGAACCTTCCGGAGTTCGATCAATGATAAAATTTGTGCCAGCTACAATCGGGATACCCATTGTTTCCAGGAAATTTTTGTCAGCATAAAGCATTCGATTGGCATGAATTTCCATTTCTCCGTTTTCGGTTTCCCATTCGAAAGCCAGCCCGGAAAGTCCTCTGCCAATTGTTGAACCGGAAAATCCTGCGCTAACGACGTTATGATGGTCCAAAATTGCATCTCGGAAAGCGGGAAACTTCTGCATAAGTTCTTCATTAGATGAGTAGATCATCAGAACATTTTCCTTCTGGAAACCCAGATCGAGTCTTTGCATGAATTCGATCTGCTGTCGCATGAAAAGAGTTAGAATAACCGCAGCAATGGAAACTATGAATTGAAATGAGACCAGGGCATTACGGAAAAATTGACCAGCTTTGTCTTTCTTTAAACTACCTTTCAAAGATGAGATCGGTTTCAAATGAGAAAGATAGAAGGCCGGGTATAAACCGGAAAGAAATCCCACCAGAAGTGTGATGAGAATCGAACCTCCCAACAGGATCGGGTTATGTAAAAGATCAATCTGCAGATTTTTATTTATCAATTCATTGAATGGAGTTATCTTGAGTACAAGCTCCACTAAAATAAAGCCAATGATCAAAGCCAGGAAAGAAAGAATGATAGATTCACCCAGAAATTGGCTGATCAATTGTTTTTTCTCTGCGCCCAGAACCTTTTTCATGCCGATCTCGCGAGTTCTGTTGCCAGCTCTGGAAGTTGCCATGTTGACATAATTTATACATGCGAGGATCAGGATAAATAGACCTATCGAAGCAAAACCAAACAGGAATCTGCGATTGGCATCCGAAAATCTTTGATTGATGGTAGATTTGAGATAAATATCAGTGAGCGGCTCTACTACTGCAACATATTCGATTCTGTCAATATCGATCATTTCTCTCTGGTAGAAATTCTTAAATTTTTGAGAGAACTCCTCGGGAGTGAAGTTTTCTGCGAACAGAAAATAGGTAAAAAACGACATACCCCCGCCCAGAACGCGCGGTGAGTAGATCTCTTCCAGGTTCTTAGTATGCAAATATGAATTCAAAGAAATGAGTCCGGAAAATTTGAGATGAGAATTATCCGGTAAATTTTTGATGACCCCGGTAATTTCGTAGATTTCGTTATCAATTTCCATCTCTTTTCCTATCGGATTTTGTTTGCCAAAGTATTTACTGGCTAAATCTTCTGTGAGTACAATAGTATTAGGCCTTTCCAGAGCATCTGTGCTGTTGCCGTATAAGAAAGGATATGTAAATACACGGAACACACTGTTATCAATCATCAACAGGTTATCTTCATATAAGGTTTTTTCATTGGCTTTCACCAGCATATTCCCGGCATAAACACAGCGGACATACTCTTCAATTTCCTGCATTTCATGTTGAAAAAGCGGACCCACTGCTAAATTGCAGGTGGTTTGAGTGCTATTGATACCACCGATGGTCATGTTCACGCCATAACGATAGATCCTGTCAGCATTTTCGTGGTGTCTGTCGCAGGAAAGCTCATTTTGCACAAACAGCAAAACCAGAATACTGCAACACAAACCGAGTGCTAGGCCGGTAATGTTCAAAATAGAATGAAATTTGTCCTTCAATATGATCCTGATTGCCTGCTTTATATTTTGTTTGATCATGCATTCTCCTTATTCGTATTTTATAACTTCTGCTGGGTTCGTATGTGCTGCTCGTATTGTTTGGAAACTGACGGTGAGTAATGAGATAAGCAACGTTATCACCATAGTCAAAATAAAAGAAGATACACCGACATTAATTCTGTACGCAAAGTTCTGTAGCCACTTATTCATTACAAACCATGCAATGGGCCAGGCAATGACGTTTGCGATCAGTACCCAACGGGTAAATTGATTGAAAAGACGGAAAGTAATGTTGCTTACACTCGCCCCAAGTACTTTTCGTATTCCGATCTCTCTTATCTTCTGCTGAGCCGTAAATGTGGCAAGTCCGTACAACCCAAGGCAAGCAATGACGATCGCAAGGAAAGAGAATATCTTGAAAAGCATTCCTGAACGGATCTCAGTTTGATGAAGATTCTCGAAATGTTCATCCAGGAAAAAGTATTGGAATGGCTGATTTACTGCAAGCTCTTCCCAAAGGTTCTTGATTTGATCAATTGTTTGCTGGATGGTACCCGTTTTTGCCCTGACCACCATGAAATGACTGTAATGTGAGAATGGTGGAAGTAGTAAAATATTTGGTATTTCCTGCCTTAGAGAATTGAAATGATAGTCACCCACAACACCTATAACGGTTCGATACTCACTTTCTGCCACGTAATAAAGTTTTGTACCAATAGGTTTGTCAAGACCTAAATTCTTCACTGCAGACTCATTGATGACACAAGCTGCAGAATCTCCAAGAAAATCTCGTGTATAATACCTGCCCTCTTTCAACTGAATTCCCATTGCTTCCAGATACTCATAATCACCAGAAATTTGTCGAAAATGAACCATATCCTGTGGACCAGCACCTTCCTTTTGAAGAGTATTCCCACTTGAACCTGTTCCCGGAATATGGCTTGTTATTGATGCAGCTACAACACCGGGAAATTTTCCTACTTCTTCCTTGAATGTTCCAAGTTTATCCCACAGGCTATATACTCTTTTGATCACAAAAGTTTGTTCTTTATGAAATCCCAATTCTTTATTCTGGATATAATGAAGCTGATGTGAGATGACAAATGTGCAGATTATGATCATAATGGATATTGCAAACTGGAAAAGCACAAGTCCATTACGCAGCCATGATTTTTTTCCTTTCTGAAGAATATTTCCCTTCAGCACTATTATGACTTTAAAAGATGAGATTACAAGAGCTGAATAGATTCCTGAAATGAAACCCACAAGTAGAACGATAAGAAGTGAAAAGGGGATGATCGACAGTTGATTAAAGTAATGCTCAAGAGGAATGCTTGAAAGATGCGAGAAATATGGAAGAACAATTTCAATGATAATGAGAGCGAGTACCATAGAAAGGAAGCTATATACGATCGATTCAAACAGCAGTTGTCTGAATATCTGCAAGCGGTATGAGCCCACAACCTTTCGGAGCCCAATCTCTTTAGCACGAGTTGCTGCTCGTGCAGTTGTCAGGTTCATGAAATTGACGCAGGCGATCAGCAGGATGAATATTGCAACGATCATAAAAACGATCACATACGTCATGCTGCCCCGAGGACCGTCAGATTCAGTTGTTCTCGGTTGTAAATAGATATTTTTTACCGGATCAAGAATGTATCGGTAACGATTTCCTGTATTTTCCCATTCCTCAAATCCCATCCCAATTTCTTGCTCGACGATTGGACCTACATGTCTGTTTCTAAAATCAATGAGCTTTTTCTCGAAATCTTTCCAATCTGTTCCTTCTTTCAGAAGAATATATGTCGTAAGATTGTCATTGAGCCAGTAAGCATTACGAAAACTTCCAACTGCATCAGAACTTGTAATAAAATCATATTGCCAGTGAGAAGTTAGAGGTGCATCTTCTATAACACCAACTATTTCATAATCCCAGTGACCGTCATAATTCAGAATTTTTCCTATAGCAGATTCATTTCCGAAGTATCTTCGTGCAGTAGATTCAGTAATGAATAGGGTATAGGGACGTGACAGATTTTCACTTGGATCGCCGGTGATCACAGGAATAGTGAAAAGATCAAAAATTGTTGAATCTGCATAATATACTCGATCTTCAGTATGGTGCACATCACCTTCCACCCAGCTGACAAGTTTATTTATTCCCTTGTAGAAGCGTGCCATATTAAGTACTTCGGGATAGTCTTCAACCAATGCAGGTCCCATGAGCCCGGAAGTGCTTGATCCCTTTCCTTCTGTATCACCCATTTTTATGTCCAGGCCTAATCTGTAGAGATTTTCATAATGCTCATTATGTTTATCATAACTTGTTTCGTGATGTACCCAGAGCATGATGAGAATAAAGCATGCCATCCCGATTGCAAGTCCGGTAATATTCAGAAACGCATAAATCTTATGACGTTTAATATTACGCCAAGTGAGCAATAAGTATTGTTTAAACATTATCTCCCCTTTGTTTATTCATATTTTATGACATCCGAAGGATTAGTATTTGCAGCTCTAAAAGTTTGAAAACTTACTGTTAAAGTTGAGATGAGTAATGCAATCAATCCCGAAATAATAAATATCCAGACGTCGATCCCTGTTTTATACGCAAATCCTTCTAGCCACTTTTTCATGACTAAATATGCAAGAGGACTTGCAATAATTACCGAAAGGAGCACCCATTTTAAAAAATTGCCTGAAAGCAGTATGATGATTTGATTGATGGATGAACCAAGGACTTTGCGAATACCGATCTCTCTTGTTCGCTGTTCAATCATAAACAATGAAAGACCAAACATGCCCATACAGGAAAGGATTATAGCGAGAATGGTAAAATATTCGAAGATCTTACCAAAACGCATTTCAGCCCTATAGAGTAATGCTAAGTCGTCTTCTAAAAAAGCAATAGAAAATGGTTCGTTTGGGACAAAGTCTTTGAAGGTTTTCTCAATAAATTCTAAAGTTTGTTCAATGTTATAGGGGGCTAATTTTACATTCACAATATGTGTTTCGAGAGGAGAGTTATGAACAACAATTGGTTCGATGCGATATTGCAGTTTTCTGAACGAGAAATCTTTCATGATACCTACAATTTCAAACCCTTCAAGTTCAAGTCCGATCGGATCGCGACCTTGCCAGTCCAGTTCACGGACTGCAGTCTCATTGATAAGAATTGCGTTTGAATCTGCAATACTGTGTTTCAAAAAATCTCTTCCGCGGACGATCTCAATGCCGTATGTGTCAACAAAATCCTCGTCAGCAGTGTAAAATTTGTAGGTTCCGATATCAAGACCATGCTGA contains these protein-coding regions:
- a CDS encoding ABC transporter permease produces the protein MIKQNIKQAIRIILKDKFHSILNITGLALGLCCSILVLLFVQNELSCDRHHENADRIYRYGVNMTIGGINSTQTTCNLAVGPLFQHEMQEIEEYVRCVYAGNMLVKANEKTLYEDNLLMIDNSVFRVFTYPFLYGNSTDALERPNTIVLTEDLASKYFGKQNPIGKEMEIDNEIYEITGVIKNLPDNSHLKFSGLISLNSYLHTKNLEEIYSPRVLGGGMSFFTYFLFAENFTPEEFSQKFKNFYQREMIDIDRIEYVAVVEPLTDIYLKSTINQRFSDANRRFLFGFASIGLFILILACINYVNMATSRAGNRTREIGMKKVLGAEKKQLISQFLGESIILSFLALIIGFILVELVLKITPFNELINKNLQIDLLHNPILLGGSILITLLVGFLSGLYPAFYLSHLKPISSLKGSLKKDKAGQFFRNALVSFQFIVSIAAVILTLFMRQQIEFMQRLDLGFQKENVLMIYSSNEELMQKFPAFRDAILDHHNVVSAGFSGSTIGRGLSGLAFEWETENGEMEIHANRMLYADKNFLETMGIPIVAGTNFIIDRTPEGSIDFIVNEALVKLFGWKDPIGKKTQYGQVIGVVKDFSYASARNE
- a CDS encoding ABC transporter permease; amino-acid sequence: MFKQYLLLTWRNIKRHKIYAFLNITGLAIGMACFILIMLWVHHETSYDKHNEHYENLYRLGLDIKMGDTEGKGSSTSGLMGPALVEDYPEVLNMARFYKGINKLVSWVEGDVHHTEDRVYYADSTIFDLFTIPVITGDPSENLSRPYTLFITESTARRYFGNESAIGKILNYDGHWDYEIVGVIEDAPLTSHWQYDFITSSDAVGSFRNAYWLNDNLTTYILLKEGTDWKDFEKKLIDFRNRHVGPIVEQEIGMGFEEWENTGNRYRYILDPVKNIYLQPRTTESDGPRGSMTYVIVFMIVAIFILLIACVNFMNLTTARAATRAKEIGLRKVVGSYRLQIFRQLLFESIVYSFLSMVLALIIIEIVLPYFSHLSSIPLEHYFNQLSIIPFSLLIVLLVGFISGIYSALVISSFKVIIVLKGNILQKGKKSWLRNGLVLFQFAISIMIIICTFVISHQLHYIQNKELGFHKEQTFVIKRVYSLWDKLGTFKEEVGKFPGVVAASITSHIPGTGSSGNTLQKEGAGPQDMVHFRQISGDYEYLEAMGIQLKEGRYYTRDFLGDSAACVINESAVKNLGLDKPIGTKLYYVAESEYRTVIGVVGDYHFNSLRQEIPNILLLPPFSHYSHFMVVRAKTGTIQQTIDQIKNLWEELAVNQPFQYFFLDEHFENLHQTEIRSGMLFKIFSFLAIVIACLGLYGLATFTAQQKIREIGIRKVLGASVSNITFRLFNQFTRWVLIANVIAWPIAWFVMNKWLQNFAYRINVGVSSFILTMVITLLISLLTVSFQTIRAAHTNPAEVIKYE